The Virgibacillus dokdonensis genome includes a window with the following:
- a CDS encoding TIGR03826 family flagellar region protein, translated as MLEADINGKWGSIMAELANCSRCDRLFLKGARTICQNCYQQEEEAFRTVYQFMSKRKNREATMSEIVENTGVDEELIIKFIKEKRLLPSEFPNIGYPCSHCGNYITAGNLCISCREKLKKDLQQYEAQKERRIEEDKERQKTYYSFDD; from the coding sequence ATGCTTGAAGCGGATATCAATGGAAAGTGGGGATCTATTATGGCAGAATTAGCAAACTGTTCTCGTTGTGATCGTTTATTCTTAAAAGGAGCACGTACAATTTGTCAAAATTGCTACCAACAAGAGGAGGAAGCGTTTCGAACCGTTTATCAATTTATGTCCAAACGAAAAAATAGAGAAGCGACAATGTCTGAAATTGTTGAAAACACAGGTGTAGATGAGGAATTAATTATTAAATTTATTAAAGAAAAACGTTTATTGCCATCTGAGTTCCCGAACATTGGTTATCCATGTAGTCATTGTGGTAACTACATCACTGCAGGCAATTTATGTATCTCTTGTAGAGAGAAATTAAAAAAAGACTTACAACAGTATGAAGCGCAAAAAGAAAGACGAATAGAAGAAGACAAAGAGAGACAAAAAACGTATTACTCGTTTGATGATTAA
- a CDS encoding ComF family protein codes for MMTCLLCEKNILPEVTWRTMLYPEAKVICDACNQLLVAIDGPRCTRCSRSSTEGKCLDCIHWEKAPSKDSLASNYSVYPYSNFMQEIITKWKYQGDYELGNVFKKTFRIHFKRMIKTTSKAYVAVPIPLSEERQEERGFNQAAMLAEFLPIPKANYLERIGSEKQAKKSKEERLNSVNPFRLKKPLNKPVILVDDIYTTGVTLRHAAKVLLEQGCPNVLSFTLIRS; via the coding sequence ATGATGACATGTCTACTTTGTGAAAAGAATATTCTCCCTGAAGTAACGTGGAGAACCATGCTTTATCCAGAAGCAAAAGTTATTTGTGATGCTTGCAATCAGTTATTAGTGGCAATAGATGGCCCACGTTGCACAAGATGCAGTCGTTCGAGTACGGAAGGGAAATGTTTGGACTGTATCCATTGGGAAAAAGCTCCTTCAAAGGATAGTTTAGCTAGTAACTATTCGGTTTACCCGTATAGTAATTTTATGCAAGAAATCATCACGAAATGGAAGTATCAAGGAGATTATGAACTTGGTAATGTGTTTAAAAAAACATTTCGTATCCACTTTAAACGCATGATAAAGACTACTTCAAAGGCATATGTAGCAGTGCCGATTCCTTTAAGTGAAGAAAGACAAGAGGAGCGTGGATTTAATCAAGCAGCCATGTTAGCTGAGTTTCTCCCTATCCCAAAAGCGAATTATTTAGAACGGATCGGGAGTGAAAAACAAGCAAAAAAATCAAAAGAAGAAAGGTTGAATTCTGTAAATCCTTTTAGATTAAAAAAACCGCTTAACAAACCGGTTATTTTAGTCGATGATATATATACGACAGGAGTGACATTGAGGCACGCTGCTAAAGTATTGTTAGAGCAAGGCTGCCCCAATGTATTATCCTTTACACTTATTCGAAGCTAA
- a CDS encoding DEAD/DEAH box helicase, translating into MIEKLTTSLYLELVKHCDGKLLLRKEIPLDEELFHASLEQNILTPIPSIMKTPFIKICRRCGNRKKSQFSNMHDLNQKRLIAYCRNCIQMGRVMETEPLYRWNGEPACWQKHEWACTWEGQLTGAQSKASETIRDAILQQESSLLVWAVCGSGKTEMLFAGIEAALRQGMRICLATPRVDVVRELLPRIQEAFSTILIQALYGGSKEKRGTSQIIIASTHQLLRFEHAFDVVIIDELDAFPYHADTSLAFATERALKPSGTMIYLTATPRRKERRKLQWNQLKHVFVPTRYHGYPLPVPQMCMCFSLHKQLQKGTAPRAFIRWLCQRENKQRQLLIFLPTISLTEKVVSHIYTILFNQKIIKDASEITSVHASDPERERKISQFRNKRLLVLVTTTILERGVTFPSVDVAIIDAGHSVFDEAALVQIAGRAGRSAEDPDGEVVFFHDGKTNAMVRAIRLIKRMNQLGGFT; encoded by the coding sequence ATGATAGAAAAACTTACTACTTCGCTATATCTAGAACTTGTCAAACATTGTGATGGAAAATTACTGCTCCGAAAAGAAATTCCTCTTGATGAAGAACTATTCCACGCCTCTCTCGAGCAAAACATATTGACCCCTATCCCATCTATCATGAAAACCCCGTTTATCAAAATATGTCGACGTTGCGGAAATCGAAAAAAATCTCAATTCTCCAACATGCATGATCTTAATCAGAAACGCCTTATTGCATACTGTCGTAATTGCATCCAAATGGGACGAGTAATGGAGACAGAACCACTGTATCGGTGGAATGGTGAGCCAGCTTGTTGGCAAAAGCATGAGTGGGCTTGTACATGGGAAGGTCAACTTACTGGTGCGCAATCCAAGGCTTCTGAAACAATCCGTGATGCTATTTTGCAGCAAGAATCCTCGCTTTTAGTATGGGCTGTTTGCGGATCTGGAAAAACAGAGATGCTATTTGCTGGTATTGAAGCAGCTTTACGGCAAGGGATGCGCATTTGTCTTGCTACTCCGAGAGTCGATGTAGTAAGGGAGCTACTTCCGAGAATACAAGAAGCTTTTTCAACCATACTGATTCAAGCGTTATACGGAGGTAGCAAGGAAAAGAGAGGCACCTCGCAAATCATTATTGCTTCCACCCATCAACTTTTACGCTTTGAACATGCATTTGATGTGGTCATTATTGATGAGCTAGATGCTTTTCCATATCATGCAGATACTTCTTTGGCCTTTGCGACAGAAAGAGCTTTAAAGCCTTCAGGTACAATGATTTATTTAACTGCTACTCCTAGACGTAAAGAACGACGTAAACTACAGTGGAATCAGTTGAAACATGTTTTTGTGCCAACCCGTTATCACGGTTATCCGCTCCCTGTTCCTCAGATGTGCATGTGCTTTTCTCTACACAAGCAATTACAAAAGGGAACCGCTCCTCGAGCATTTATCCGATGGCTTTGTCAGCGAGAAAACAAGCAACGTCAACTCTTGATTTTCCTTCCAACTATCTCTCTTACAGAAAAAGTAGTTAGTCATATATATACTATTCTTTTTAACCAGAAAATAATTAAAGATGCATCGGAAATAACTTCTGTACATGCATCTGATCCTGAAAGGGAACGAAAAATTTCTCAATTTCGAAATAAAAGGCTCCTAGTATTAGTCACCACGACCATTTTAGAAAGAGGCGTAACTTTTCCTTCTGTTGATGTGGCTATCATAGACGCTGGTCATTCTGTATTTGATGAAGCAGCGCTCGTTCAGATTGCAGGACGGGCAGGAAGAAGCGCAGAAGATCCTGACGGGGAAGTCGTTTTCTTTCATGATGGAAAAACAAATGCCATGGTGCGAGCCATTCGCTTAATTAAAAGAATGAATCAACTAGGAGGATTTACATGA
- a CDS encoding SCP2 sterol-binding domain-containing protein, with product MSQTANLLKKMTKALKEDTSLIDDMDVVYQFNFKSDYPTTYQLLLRGKDSYVVEGKTKKADCILFMKEEHFLQLATGELTGTKALFTGKLKMEGNVKLALKLEHILSAYNQHKTV from the coding sequence ATGTCACAAACCGCTAACCTGCTTAAGAAAATGACGAAAGCTCTAAAAGAAGATACTTCCTTAATAGATGATATGGATGTCGTCTATCAGTTTAATTTTAAAAGCGATTATCCAACCACTTATCAACTACTATTACGCGGAAAAGACAGTTATGTTGTAGAGGGAAAAACAAAAAAAGCAGATTGTATTTTATTTATGAAAGAAGAGCATTTTCTTCAGCTAGCGACAGGTGAATTAACCGGGACTAAGGCGCTCTTTACTGGTAAGTTAAAAATGGAAGGCAATGTGAAATTGGCCTTAAAATTAGAGCATATTCTATCTGCTTATAATCAACATAAGACCGTTTAA
- a CDS encoding helix-turn-helix transcriptional regulator, producing the protein MQLFENSSRRLKAPRQEQQWKDSVIMFYESIIQAKTFDESVKLVTQGFINYLPFERCGIFSYSSDDRVGSGLLGHQFDNKAIQEIMEDVRNLPLIDKGMKLLQLFGEGMKYLQPLFITDAKESFPIEYINKFQLKSIVVAPLYQPSNNRLIGAAILDQGPYSQFSISQDAYTALLKFGQSAGEVIGKFEKKPHIDKRSFCLTVREVEVLALMAEGESTSSAADKLHLSEYTVRDYMTAIMRKMEVKNRTEAVAYAIRKGII; encoded by the coding sequence TTGCAATTATTTGAAAACAGTTCAAGGAGATTAAAGGCACCTCGTCAAGAACAGCAATGGAAAGACTCTGTTATTATGTTTTATGAATCCATTATTCAAGCAAAGACATTTGATGAATCTGTGAAATTAGTTACGCAAGGCTTCATTAATTATTTACCTTTTGAAAGATGTGGTATTTTTTCCTATTCATCAGATGATAGAGTGGGAAGTGGCTTGTTAGGTCATCAATTTGATAATAAAGCAATTCAAGAAATAATGGAGGATGTGCGTAATCTTCCTTTGATTGACAAAGGAATGAAGCTATTGCAATTGTTTGGAGAGGGGATGAAATATCTGCAACCTCTTTTCATTACGGATGCAAAGGAAAGCTTTCCTATTGAATACATTAATAAATTTCAATTGAAGTCTATAGTTGTTGCTCCGCTGTATCAGCCTTCAAATAACCGACTTATAGGTGCAGCTATTCTTGATCAAGGGCCTTATAGCCAATTTTCTATCTCACAAGACGCATACACAGCTTTGCTTAAATTTGGACAAAGTGCAGGAGAAGTGATTGGAAAGTTCGAAAAAAAGCCGCATATAGATAAACGCTCATTCTGCTTAACTGTGAGAGAAGTTGAAGTTTTAGCACTGATGGCAGAAGGAGAGTCAACGAGTAGTGCGGCTGATAAATTACATCTAAGCGAGTATACAGTTCGTGATTATATGACGGCAATTATGCGAAAAATGGAGGTGAAAAACAGGACAGAAGCGGTTGCGTATGCAATTAGAAAAGGGATCATTTAA
- a CDS encoding IS256 family transposase, producing the protein MNHLTTDLIEALAKKQDIEEVFRRHLEEAINQLLKHELTVFLDYEPYERKGVHSGNSRNGFYDRTFKTEYGELQLRIPRDRNGEFQQQTVAPYKRSNDTLEQFVIHLYEKGITTDEIAHLIERMYGHHYTKQTVSNLTKLVAEDVQAFHERKLENRYACIYLDATQIPIRRNTVEKESVYIAIGITEDGIKEVLDFTIAPTESAHVWEELMQELYQRGVADVLLFISDGLTGMTDAIHRVYPKAKHQVCCVHVARNIAKKVRVKDRAEILSDFKTVYHAIDKKEALQALEQFQSKWEKTYPRVIDAVVKNEQLLTFYEFPASIRRSIYSTNLIEAFNKEIKRYVKRKEQFPNKEALERFLVTRFLEYNHKFSMRCHRGFDQAKSELVALFESLENGT; encoded by the coding sequence ATGAACCATCTTACTACAGATTTAATTGAAGCACTAGCAAAAAAACAAGATATTGAAGAAGTTTTTCGCCGTCATCTAGAAGAAGCTATTAACCAATTACTAAAGCATGAATTAACTGTATTTCTGGATTACGAACCGTATGAACGCAAGGGAGTTCATTCAGGTAACTCTCGTAATGGGTTTTATGACCGTACTTTTAAGACGGAGTACGGTGAGCTACAACTTCGTATACCAAGGGATAGGAACGGAGAATTTCAACAACAAACAGTGGCTCCATATAAGCGTTCTAATGACACGCTGGAACAGTTTGTTATTCACCTTTATGAAAAGGGAATCACAACAGATGAAATCGCACATCTAATCGAACGAATGTACGGACATCATTACACCAAACAGACCGTATCTAACTTAACAAAATTGGTAGCAGAAGATGTACAAGCATTTCATGAACGTAAATTAGAAAACCGTTACGCATGCATTTACTTAGATGCTACTCAAATCCCTATCCGTCGTAACACGGTAGAGAAAGAGTCTGTATATATTGCAATTGGGATCACGGAAGACGGCATAAAAGAAGTATTAGACTTTACTATTGCACCAACAGAATCCGCACACGTATGGGAAGAATTGATGCAGGAACTATATCAGCGTGGTGTTGCAGACGTTCTGCTCTTCATCTCAGACGGTCTAACTGGCATGACAGATGCTATTCACCGTGTCTATCCTAAAGCAAAGCATCAGGTGTGCTGTGTCCATGTTGCCCGCAATATTGCTAAGAAGGTTCGTGTCAAAGACCGTGCAGAGATACTTAGTGACTTTAAAACGGTTTATCATGCCATAGACAAAAAAGAAGCCCTACAAGCGTTAGAACAGTTTCAAAGCAAATGGGAAAAGACATATCCACGTGTCATTGACGCAGTTGTAAAAAATGAACAATTATTAACATTTTATGAGTTCCCTGCCTCTATTCGACGGAGTATCTATTCGACAAATTTAATTGAAGCCTTCAATAAAGAAATAAAGAGATACGTCAAACGAAAAGAGCAGTTTCCAAACAAGGAGGCTTTAGAACGTTTTCTTGTCACGCGATTTCTAGAGTATAATCATAAATTCAGCATGCGCTGCCATCGAGGCTTTGATCAGGCAAAATCTGAATTAGTTGCCTTGTTCGAATCTCTGGAAAATGGGACTTAG
- a CDS encoding DUF5011 domain-containing protein — protein sequence MVVLSFFIVFFYSGGMKTAHAQETTKSFNYVCTANTSFGEIAINMNVTPTATVPNKVQANQEFSVSNIQTTIGVDLTGQIEPLKGFINPFNGHVNQLNLTSPSETVNVFGSEGVAIPETPFDPNDTLISFQISGNDTNFNAGEDDVNIHVGEIEAEIYAKLGTTPIDLPVTCTPPEDTLFTTVKVEEKLDNQAPVITLKGDNPMTIKVGETYNDPGVMAKDEIDGDLTKQVIVSGDLNTEKLGEYSITYTVEDKAGNQATATRIVYVEAAEPDDDEKPGDGEKPSDDEKPEDDEKPSDSEKPSDDEKPGDGEKPGDDEKQDDGEKPGDDEKPEENNLGAGNDDNKPGNGVVLPNTATNIPFILLIGAILLTAGASIPLFRKYIFN from the coding sequence ATGGTAGTGTTGAGCTTTTTTATTGTGTTTTTCTATAGTGGTGGAATGAAGACGGCACATGCCCAAGAAACAACAAAATCATTTAATTATGTATGTACAGCCAATACTTCTTTTGGTGAGATAGCTATTAATATGAACGTTACACCAACTGCCACAGTACCAAATAAAGTACAAGCCAATCAGGAGTTTTCTGTTTCTAATATACAGACTACTATTGGTGTAGACTTAACCGGACAAATCGAACCATTAAAGGGATTTATTAACCCATTTAACGGTCATGTAAATCAATTGAATTTAACATCGCCAAGTGAAACAGTGAATGTGTTTGGTTCGGAAGGAGTGGCTATTCCCGAGACGCCATTTGATCCCAACGATACCCTGATTTCCTTTCAAATTAGTGGCAATGATACGAATTTCAATGCAGGAGAGGATGATGTAAACATTCATGTAGGTGAAATAGAAGCAGAAATTTATGCAAAATTAGGCACGACACCAATTGATCTACCTGTCACTTGTACCCCTCCAGAAGATACACTGTTTACAACAGTAAAAGTGGAAGAAAAGCTGGATAATCAAGCACCTGTTATTACGTTAAAGGGTGATAACCCAATGACTATAAAAGTTGGAGAAACATACAACGATCCAGGAGTCATGGCTAAAGATGAGATAGACGGGGATCTAACTAAGCAAGTAATAGTTTCTGGTGATCTGAATACTGAAAAACTAGGCGAATACAGCATTACATATACAGTAGAAGATAAAGCCGGAAATCAAGCGACAGCTACTCGAATTGTATATGTAGAAGCTGCAGAACCAGATGACGATGAAAAGCCGGGGGATGGTGAAAAACCTAGTGACGATGAAAAGCCAGAGGATGATGAAAAACCTAGTGACAGTGAAAAGCCGAGCGACGATGAAAAACCGGGTGACGGTGAAAAGCCAGGGGATGATGAAAAACAGGATGATGGCGAAAAACCGGGGGATGATGAAAAACCAGAAGAAAATAATTTAGGTGCAGGAAATGATGACAATAAACCTGGTAACGGCGTAGTGCTTCCAAATACTGCAACGAATATACCGTTCATATTATTAATCGGTGCAATACTTCTAACAGCAGGCGCGTCCATACCTTTGTTTAGAAAATATATTTTTAATTAA
- a CDS encoding YhgE/Pip family protein, which yields MGKAGYISAEIKRIFQNKHVILTVSLAIFVPLLYAMIMLSPKWGPYDNTNNLPVAVVNNDQGAMSDGERLNIGDSLMTSLKENKLLGWEFVSSKEAKKGMDNMKYYMTIEVPEDFSTKALTVLDDEPIRPTLHYMQNEGLHFMAAQVTNKAAESIKTQLSTQITTTYVENVVAQLKEVSSGFTEASDGAKQINLGSNKLKNGSEQILDSLNEKSSDIKRLANGAQQLEDGSQTMKESLVSKQENITSLAKGARELNIGTGTLLNNLQNKTNDVTKLANGSSQVHEGTIQLMNALNEKSADIARLSNGASELADGANELRTGSTNLLTGAKQAKDGTTQLKNGLSERIIPGSEQLATGVQQAQAGVHDTIQSMQSLQAALQELPNSVDGLEDNALYNIIMAQLNETLKTSPQKQKDFQKLVNGANQLRDGLKNELSVGVTDLNSGLKQLVEGQQQFQNGVIELEKGATEVAAGNKTVEAGWKELQTNVATLQEGTKQIKDGNLTVKSGWSELTAGTKQLLNGSRQVRDGNKTVEIGWQKLTAGAIELEDGSSQVSAGNQTVKQGWETLTDGVSQVDGGLANLSDGSEELQAGLEGGAAKTNNLNTTQENISMFAEPVVLDGEVMNSFPFYRDSNAPYILTLALYVGILIMSFAVKYRTPVIIPPSATAWFTGKAIKLIMLAILQALILSLYTLVFLNLDVQSGVSFVLFSIMVSLTFLMIILFLVSAAGNVGRFIALAFVILQLSTTGSPLPVDMLPEGLRQMSTFLPFTYSLESYRSIISLGITSNTWESVGGLFLYFSIFASLAMSVFYIRFKFMRKQMHYQNSDAKESVS from the coding sequence ATGGGAAAAGCGGGTTATATTTCCGCAGAAATAAAACGTATTTTCCAAAATAAACATGTAATTCTCACCGTCTCTTTAGCTATATTCGTCCCACTTCTATATGCCATGATTATGTTGTCACCAAAATGGGGTCCTTATGACAATACGAATAATTTACCAGTAGCAGTAGTAAACAATGACCAAGGTGCCATGTCAGATGGTGAGCGTCTAAACATCGGCGATAGTTTAATGACTAGCTTGAAGGAAAACAAATTGCTAGGCTGGGAGTTTGTATCGTCCAAAGAAGCGAAAAAAGGCATGGATAATATGAAATATTATATGACGATTGAAGTTCCAGAAGACTTCTCAACAAAAGCCTTGACCGTTCTCGATGATGAGCCAATAAGACCTACATTACATTACATGCAGAATGAAGGGCTACACTTCATGGCAGCACAAGTTACTAATAAAGCTGCTGAATCAATAAAAACGCAGTTATCTACACAAATAACCACAACATATGTAGAAAATGTAGTCGCTCAATTAAAAGAAGTATCAAGTGGATTTACAGAAGCCTCAGATGGTGCGAAACAGATCAATCTTGGGTCTAATAAACTAAAAAATGGGTCTGAGCAAATTCTAGATTCTTTAAATGAAAAATCCTCCGATATCAAACGATTAGCAAATGGAGCTCAACAATTAGAAGATGGGTCCCAAACGATGAAAGAATCGCTGGTTTCTAAACAGGAAAATATAACGAGTCTTGCTAAGGGTGCGCGAGAATTAAATATAGGAACAGGCACACTTTTAAACAACTTACAAAATAAAACAAATGATGTCACAAAATTAGCTAATGGCTCTTCACAGGTACATGAAGGAACGATACAGTTAATGAACGCTTTAAATGAAAAATCAGCTGATATTGCTCGTCTATCCAATGGGGCTTCCGAATTAGCAGATGGAGCGAACGAACTACGTACTGGTTCCACAAATTTATTGACAGGCGCAAAACAAGCAAAAGATGGAACAACACAACTGAAAAATGGGCTTAGTGAAAGGATTATCCCCGGAAGCGAACAATTAGCTACAGGAGTTCAACAAGCCCAAGCAGGTGTTCACGATACCATTCAATCCATGCAAAGCTTACAAGCAGCGCTTCAAGAATTACCCAACAGTGTTGACGGACTAGAAGATAATGCTTTATACAACATCATTATGGCTCAACTAAATGAAACTTTAAAAACAAGCCCACAAAAACAAAAAGATTTTCAAAAGCTTGTTAACGGAGCAAATCAATTACGAGACGGCCTAAAAAATGAGCTAAGTGTAGGTGTGACCGATTTGAACAGTGGTCTTAAGCAACTTGTAGAAGGTCAACAACAATTTCAAAACGGTGTAATTGAACTAGAAAAAGGAGCGACTGAAGTAGCAGCTGGTAATAAAACCGTAGAAGCAGGATGGAAAGAGTTACAGACAAACGTAGCTACATTACAGGAAGGAACCAAGCAAATAAAAGACGGGAATCTAACTGTAAAAAGTGGGTGGAGTGAGCTTACAGCTGGTACGAAACAATTGCTTAATGGCTCCAGACAAGTACGTGATGGAAACAAGACAGTAGAGATTGGGTGGCAAAAATTGACCGCTGGTGCAATAGAACTGGAAGATGGTTCTAGTCAAGTAAGCGCTGGAAATCAAACTGTAAAACAAGGCTGGGAAACGTTAACAGATGGGGTTTCACAAGTAGACGGTGGCCTAGCAAATTTATCTGATGGAAGTGAAGAATTACAAGCAGGTTTAGAGGGAGGTGCTGCGAAAACGAACAATTTAAACACTACCCAAGAAAATATTTCCATGTTTGCGGAACCTGTTGTTTTAGATGGCGAAGTAATGAACAGCTTTCCTTTTTACCGTGATTCAAACGCACCATACATTTTAACATTAGCGCTTTATGTTGGCATTTTAATTATGTCCTTTGCAGTTAAATATCGCACTCCTGTTATTATTCCTCCATCAGCAACAGCTTGGTTTACTGGCAAAGCTATAAAGCTAATAATGCTTGCTATTCTACAAGCATTAATCCTATCTTTATACACACTCGTTTTCCTAAATTTAGATGTGCAAAGCGGTGTTTCTTTCGTCTTGTTTTCTATTATGGTAAGCTTAACTTTCTTAATGATTATTTTATTCTTAGTAAGTGCAGCTGGAAATGTTGGGAGATTTATAGCATTGGCATTCGTTATCCTGCAATTGTCCACAACCGGATCACCCTTACCAGTTGATATGCTCCCAGAAGGATTACGTCAGATGAGTACTTTCTTACCATTTACGTATTCGCTTGAAAGTTACAGAAGTATTATATCTTTAGGCATAACCTCCAATACATGGGAGAGTGTTGGCGGTCTATTCTTATATTTTAGTATTTTCGCATCACTCGCTATGAGTGTGTTCTATATTCGATTCAAATTTATGAGAAAACAAATGCATTATCAAAATAGTGATGCTAAGGAATCCGTTAGCTAA
- a CDS encoding DegV family protein, producing MKVAVMTDSTAYIPKEIRNKFNIHMVPLSVQFTDTSYQEEIDITTEEFYQKLKETNELPKTSQPSIGYITNVLEDLAKEYDAVVSVHLSSGISGTYQAVVSAGEMVDGIEVYAYDSEISCMAQGFYVLEAVDMVQKGKQPKQIIRRFDEMKQTMRGYFMVDDLSNLHRGGRLNGAQAILGSVLQVKPILHFVDKIIVPYEKIRTKKKALQRILDMLEKDASEGGAIKVAFVHANNEVDALDLEQRFLKKYPDAETTISYFGPVIGTHLGEGALGVTWYKQK from the coding sequence ATGAAAGTTGCTGTAATGACAGACAGCACGGCCTATATACCCAAAGAAATACGAAATAAATTTAATATACATATGGTGCCATTAAGTGTCCAGTTTACGGACACTTCTTATCAGGAAGAAATTGACATTACAACGGAAGAGTTTTATCAAAAATTAAAGGAAACGAACGAACTGCCAAAAACTTCACAGCCTTCGATTGGTTATATTACAAATGTTTTAGAGGATTTGGCTAAAGAATATGATGCGGTTGTTTCCGTCCATCTTTCTAGTGGCATTAGTGGTACATATCAGGCGGTAGTAAGTGCTGGTGAAATGGTAGACGGAATTGAAGTTTATGCATATGATTCGGAAATTAGTTGTATGGCGCAAGGTTTTTATGTATTAGAAGCAGTAGATATGGTGCAAAAAGGAAAACAGCCTAAGCAAATTATCCGTCGATTCGATGAGATGAAGCAAACGATGCGTGGATATTTTATGGTAGACGATTTAAGTAATCTACATCGTGGAGGACGTCTTAATGGGGCACAGGCCATTTTAGGTAGTGTCCTACAAGTAAAGCCAATTCTTCATTTTGTAGATAAAATAATTGTGCCATACGAAAAAATTCGTACCAAGAAAAAAGCGCTACAGCGGATACTTGATATGCTGGAAAAAGATGCTTCTGAAGGTGGGGCAATCAAGGTAGCCTTTGTTCATGCAAATAATGAAGTTGACGCTCTTGATTTGGAACAACGATTTTTAAAAAAATACCCTGACGCTGAAACGACTATCAGTTATTTTGGACCTGTTATTGGCACACATCTTGGAGAAGGTGCATTGGGTGTGACATGGTATAAGCAGAAATAG
- a CDS encoding response regulator, with translation MTEERKIRIVLIDDHKLFREGVKRILDFEPAFEVVAEGDDGSMAAKLVKENNPDVVLMDINMPNMNGVQATKDLVRYFPNTSVIILSIHDDESYVTHALKTGAQGYLLKEMDSEALIEAIKVVSDGGSYLHPKVTHNLVMEYRRLAKDNLSSLAENGIEYRQPLHLLTKRECQVLQLLADGKSNRAVAETLYISEKTVKNHVSNILQKMNVNDRTQAVVAAIRKGWVEVI, from the coding sequence GCGTAAAAAGAATATTGGATTTTGAACCGGCATTTGAAGTAGTGGCAGAAGGCGATGACGGTTCAATGGCTGCCAAACTTGTAAAGGAAAATAACCCAGATGTCGTGTTAATGGATATTAATATGCCAAATATGAATGGAGTTCAGGCAACCAAGGATCTTGTCCGTTATTTTCCAAATACAAGCGTCATTATTTTATCGATCCATGATGATGAGAGCTATGTTACCCACGCTCTAAAAACTGGGGCACAAGGTTATTTATTAAAAGAAATGGATTCAGAGGCATTGATCGAAGCGATTAAGGTTGTCAGTGATGGCGGTTCTTATCTGCATCCAAAAGTGACACATAACTTAGTGATGGAGTATCGCAGACTAGCAAAAGACAATCTATCGTCATTAGCGGAAAATGGTATAGAATATAGGCAACCACTCCATTTACTAACAAAAAGAGAGTGCCAGGTATTACAATTATTGGCAGATGGAAAAAGCAATCGCGCTGTAGCTGAAACACTTTATATTAGCGAAAAGACAGTAAAAAACCATGTGAGTAATATTCTACAAAAAATGAATGTTAATGATAGAACACAGGCTGTTGTTGCTGCTATCCGCAAAGGGTGGGTAGAAGTAATCTAG